Proteins from a genomic interval of Diaphorobacter sp. HDW4A:
- a CDS encoding ABC transporter permease — protein MQITNPPSILADSGNRSSVKAQGEWVSAAFADRLVWKRLDAELERAGSDAEWDLQGIERLDHVGAQILWNHWGKRAPAKWLLTPAQQEVFEQLERFSKVEEPPKSTPWLYAQMCHLGALLFGAYVHFKDLVALVGQLVFDLCRLVANPRKGPWRDISAHLYRMGATALPITALVGFLIGVVLAYLMSLQLRQFGAETFIVNILGISLIRELGPMLGAILVAGRSGSAITAQIGVMRVTEELDALRVMGIPHGFRLVMPRALALGIAMPLIALWTTLAALAGGMLAADLAMNISPAYFVEALPAAVNVSNLWLAMAKSVVFGVFIALIGCHWGLSVEPNTQSLGEGTTASVVSAITMVIIVDALFAIAFKNLGF, from the coding sequence ATGCAGATTACCAACCCGCCGTCGATACTGGCCGATTCCGGCAACCGCTCCAGCGTGAAGGCGCAAGGGGAATGGGTGTCTGCGGCCTTTGCCGACCGGCTGGTCTGGAAGCGGTTGGATGCGGAGCTTGAGCGCGCGGGCAGCGATGCCGAATGGGATCTGCAAGGCATCGAACGCCTCGACCATGTGGGCGCGCAGATTCTCTGGAACCACTGGGGCAAGCGGGCGCCTGCCAAGTGGCTGCTTACGCCCGCGCAGCAAGAGGTGTTTGAGCAGCTTGAGCGTTTCAGCAAGGTCGAGGAGCCGCCGAAATCCACGCCGTGGCTCTATGCGCAGATGTGCCATCTGGGCGCGCTGCTGTTCGGCGCGTATGTGCATTTCAAGGATCTGGTCGCGCTGGTTGGACAGTTGGTGTTCGATCTCTGCCGCCTTGTCGCCAATCCGCGCAAGGGGCCGTGGCGTGACATTTCCGCGCATCTGTACCGCATGGGCGCGACGGCGCTGCCGATCACGGCGCTCGTGGGGTTTCTGATTGGCGTGGTGCTGGCCTATCTGATGTCGCTGCAGCTGCGGCAGTTCGGCGCGGAAACCTTCATCGTCAATATTCTCGGCATCTCGCTGATCCGCGAGCTTGGACCAATGCTGGGCGCAATTCTCGTGGCCGGACGTTCGGGCTCGGCGATCACCGCGCAGATCGGCGTGATGCGGGTGACTGAAGAGCTCGACGCGTTGCGCGTGATGGGCATTCCGCACGGCTTTCGTCTCGTCATGCCGCGGGCGCTGGCGCTCGGCATTGCGATGCCGTTGATCGCGCTGTGGACGACGCTGGCGGCGCTCGCGGGCGGCATGCTTGCGGCCGATCTGGCGATGAATATTTCTCCCGCCTATTTTGTGGAGGCACTGCCCGCAGCGGTGAACGTGTCCAACCTCTGGCTGGCGATGGCCAAGTCGGTGGTGTTCGGCGTGTTCATCGCGTTGATCGGCTGCCACTGGGGGCTGTCGGTGGAGCCGAATACGCAGAGTCTCGGTGAAGGCACGACGGCGTCGGTGGTGAGCGCGATCACCATGGTCATCATCGTGGACGCGCTGTTCGCCATCGCGTTCAAGAATCTGGGGTTCTGA
- a CDS encoding alanine--glyoxylate aminotransferase family protein, which yields MLQLDFHPTGRHFLQIPGPSPVPDRILRAMSLPTIDHRGPEFGALGKKVLGDIGKIFKTKQPVVIYPASGTGAWEAALANVMSPGDEVLMYETGHFASLWIKMATRLGLKPEVLAYEGVDKHLPNAPGWRRGVQADLIEARLHKDTERRIKAVCVVHNETSTGVTSDILAVRKAIDAAGHPALLMVDSISGLACANLEHDAWGIDVTVSGSQKGLMLPPGISFNAVSQKAVEVSKSAKLPKAFWAWDEIIEVNKGGYWPYTPNTNLLYGLSEALDMILGQGMDVVFARHQRWAAGVRAAVNAWGLPIQCADAAVYSPVLTGVILPEGVDADAVRKLIYDRFDLSLGQGLGKLRGRMFRLGHLGDSNDLTLVAMVAGVEMGLKLAGVKLAGSGVEAIMGHFAADASQSLPSAEGAAKLRVA from the coding sequence ATGCTGCAACTCGATTTTCACCCTACTGGCCGCCATTTTCTGCAAATTCCGGGACCCAGTCCCGTGCCTGATCGCATTTTGAGGGCGATGAGCCTGCCGACGATTGATCATCGTGGTCCGGAGTTCGGCGCTTTGGGCAAGAAGGTGCTGGGTGACATCGGCAAAATCTTCAAGACCAAGCAGCCGGTGGTGATCTATCCGGCCTCGGGCACGGGTGCGTGGGAAGCCGCTCTTGCCAACGTGATGAGCCCGGGCGACGAGGTGCTGATGTACGAGACGGGGCATTTCGCGTCGCTCTGGATCAAGATGGCGACGCGGCTCGGGTTGAAGCCCGAGGTGCTCGCGTATGAAGGCGTCGACAAGCATCTGCCGAACGCGCCGGGTTGGCGGCGCGGCGTGCAGGCCGACCTGATCGAGGCGCGTCTGCACAAGGACACGGAGCGCAGGATCAAGGCGGTGTGCGTAGTGCACAACGAGACCTCGACGGGCGTGACCTCGGACATTCTCGCGGTGCGCAAGGCCATCGACGCGGCGGGCCATCCTGCGCTGCTGATGGTGGATTCGATCTCGGGCCTTGCCTGCGCGAATCTGGAGCACGACGCCTGGGGCATCGACGTGACGGTGTCGGGCTCGCAGAAAGGGTTGATGCTGCCGCCGGGCATCAGCTTCAACGCGGTGTCGCAGAAGGCTGTTGAGGTGTCCAAGTCGGCCAAGCTGCCCAAGGCATTCTGGGCGTGGGACGAGATCATCGAGGTCAACAAGGGCGGCTACTGGCCCTACACGCCGAACACGAATCTGCTGTACGGCCTGTCGGAGGCGCTGGACATGATCCTCGGCCAGGGCATGGATGTGGTGTTTGCGCGCCACCAACGCTGGGCGGCGGGCGTGCGTGCGGCGGTGAATGCCTGGGGGCTGCCGATCCAGTGCGCCGATGCGGCTGTCTATTCGCCGGTGCTGACCGGCGTGATCCTGCCCGAGGGCGTGGATGCGGACGCGGTGCGCAAGCTGATCTACGACCGCTTCGACTTGTCGCTGGGTCAGGGGCTGGGCAAGCTGCGCGGGCGTATGTTCCGGCTGGGGCATCTGGGCGACAGCAACGATCTCACGCTGGTTGCCATGGTCGCCGGTGTGGAAATGGGGCTCAAGCTCGCGGGCGTGAAGTTGGCAGGCAGCGGCGTCGAGGCGATCATGGGGCATTTCGCTGCCGATGCGTCGCAATCTTTACCTTCAGCTGAGGGGGCGGCAAAGCTGCGTGTGGCATAG
- a CDS encoding GntR family transcriptional regulator, with product MNNAKPTILSASKTMDNIPRMALHEQVADRLRHMLVEGVIEPGAKLNEREICEVLNVSRTPLREAIKLLAAEGLVELLPNRGAVAARLDESDIISTFEVLATLEGMSGELAAERITEDELSEIQAMHYEMMACFARKNLAGYYDLNARIHAAINAAAKNPVLSQIYRSVNTRAHPVRFHTNHDESKWKLAAAEHSEMLEALAARDGAKLKRILVGHLENKRDAVLSQLRKSSASTSTSTAAKAKRKSV from the coding sequence ATGAACAACGCCAAACCGACGATCCTCTCCGCCAGCAAGACCATGGACAACATCCCGCGCATGGCGCTTCACGAACAGGTCGCCGACCGCCTGCGCCACATGCTGGTCGAAGGCGTGATCGAGCCCGGCGCCAAGCTCAACGAACGCGAGATCTGCGAGGTGCTCAACGTCTCACGCACCCCGCTGCGCGAGGCCATCAAGCTCCTCGCGGCCGAGGGTCTGGTGGAGCTGCTGCCCAATCGCGGCGCGGTCGCCGCGCGGCTCGACGAGAGCGACATCATCAGCACGTTCGAAGTACTGGCCACGCTCGAAGGCATGTCCGGCGAGCTCGCCGCCGAACGCATCACCGAAGACGAGCTCTCGGAAATCCAGGCCATGCACTACGAAATGATGGCCTGCTTCGCCCGCAAGAACCTCGCCGGTTACTACGACCTCAACGCCCGCATCCACGCCGCCATCAACGCCGCCGCCAAGAACCCGGTGCTCTCACAGATCTACCGCAGCGTAAACACGCGGGCCCATCCCGTGCGGTTTCATACCAATCATGATGAGAGCAAGTGGAAGCTCGCGGCGGCTGAACACTCCGAAATGCTGGAAGCGTTGGCTGCGCGTGATGGGGCGAAGCTCAAGCGGATTCTGGTGGGGCATTTGGAGAACAAGAGGGATGCGGTGCTATCACAATTGAGGAAAAGTAGTGCTTCCACGAGCACCTCAACAGCCGCCAAAGCGAAACGTAAATCTGTTTGA
- a CDS encoding GIY-YIG nuclease family protein, with amino-acid sequence MGKQIRIYLADGTSTGVRHAEITNWSGQALACPRNRFSELKDWGEIKRPGVYLLFGIDEETGEDAVYIGESEVVIDRLKNHLTSKEFWSELIAFTSKDDHLTKSHVKYLECRLVQLTTLAGRYRITNGNLPPLPSLPRADKDAMEEFLASIRSLIGVLGHKVLDPLVKPANPSLTSALTEQTQASSAIQASEDSGKELPVIFELRISGRTIAEAEKTDEGFVVRAGANVAEKMRESLSGGYRALREKLKSSGAIAHQNGQLKLLKDHLFTSPSQAAAILVGYAINGRDCWKTSSGISLGAYEQKIADKLINELLDKV; translated from the coding sequence ATGGGCAAGCAAATACGCATATACCTCGCCGATGGCACGTCAACAGGTGTCCGTCATGCTGAAATCACAAATTGGTCAGGACAAGCGTTGGCTTGTCCACGCAACCGATTTTCCGAACTCAAGGATTGGGGCGAAATTAAACGTCCTGGCGTCTATCTGCTTTTTGGTATTGATGAGGAAACAGGGGAAGACGCCGTATACATAGGAGAGTCAGAGGTCGTTATAGATCGCCTCAAGAACCACCTCACGTCCAAGGAATTTTGGTCAGAGCTCATTGCCTTTACAAGCAAGGACGATCACCTGACCAAGTCACATGTGAAGTATTTGGAATGTAGATTGGTTCAGTTGACAACCTTGGCTGGTAGATATCGAATCACCAACGGCAACCTGCCACCGCTACCCTCCCTACCCCGTGCAGACAAAGATGCTATGGAAGAATTTCTTGCATCCATCAGGTCACTCATTGGAGTCTTGGGGCATAAGGTTTTAGACCCTCTTGTCAAACCAGCAAACCCTAGTCTTACAAGCGCTTTAACCGAACAAACTCAAGCTTCTTCCGCCATCCAAGCGTCCGAAGATTCGGGAAAGGAATTGCCAGTAATTTTCGAGTTGCGTATCTCCGGACGCACTATCGCTGAGGCGGAAAAAACAGATGAGGGATTTGTCGTTCGTGCTGGAGCGAATGTGGCCGAAAAGATGCGTGAGAGTCTTAGTGGAGGATACAGGGCTCTGCGCGAAAAGCTAAAGAGTTCCGGTGCCATCGCACATCAAAATGGACAACTCAAACTACTGAAAGACCATCTATTTACCAGTCCGTCACAAGCCGCAGCGATTCTGGTTGGTTACGCCATAAATGGTCGAGATTGCTGGAAAACATCGTCTGGTATCAGTCTTGGCGCATACGAGCAAAAGATTGCCGATAAACTGATAAACGAACTTCTAGATAAAGTTTGA
- a CDS encoding tripartite tricarboxylate transporter permease — MEDFGALMNGFSVVLSWNNMGLMLVGILLGIVVGVLPGLGGPNGVAILLPLTFGMSPTSAIILLSCIYWGALFGGAITSVLFNIPGEAWSVATTFDGYPMAQQGKAGEALTLAFTGSFIGAISGVLLITFLAPLVASFALEFGPPEFFAVFFLTFCSFIGMGKESKAKIVAAMGVGLLLAAVGMDTISGELRMTFGSSELLRGFDFLVVVIGLFGISEILITIEEGLAFKGKKAQIDLKVVLKTWASLPRYWLTMLRSSAVGCWMGVTPGGAVAASFMGYGLAKKFSRKGDNFGKGEAEGVLAPETAAHAAGTAALLPMLALGIPGSATAAVLLGGLMIWGLQPGPLLFTEQKDFVWGLIASMYMGNLAGLIIVLSTVPLFAAILRIPFSIVAPMILMVCAIGAFTVNGSASDIWMMLLFGVVGYVFKKLDYPLAPMVLAIVLGDRMEDAFRQSMLGSNGNVGVFWHNGLSGTIITLALILLFWPVIGVMMAKVKGQKKKAVPAVDMT, encoded by the coding sequence ATGGAAGACTTTGGCGCTCTGATGAACGGCTTCAGCGTCGTGCTGTCATGGAACAACATGGGGCTGATGCTGGTCGGCATCTTGCTTGGCATCGTCGTCGGCGTGCTCCCCGGCCTCGGTGGCCCGAACGGCGTCGCCATCCTGCTGCCGCTCACCTTTGGCATGAGCCCCACCTCGGCCATCATCCTGCTGAGTTGCATCTACTGGGGTGCGCTGTTCGGCGGTGCGATCACCTCGGTGCTGTTCAACATTCCGGGCGAGGCCTGGTCCGTCGCTACCACCTTCGACGGCTACCCGATGGCCCAGCAGGGCAAAGCGGGGGAGGCGCTCACGCTGGCGTTTACCGGTTCGTTCATCGGCGCGATTTCGGGCGTGTTACTGATCACCTTTCTCGCACCGCTCGTCGCCTCATTCGCACTCGAATTTGGCCCGCCAGAATTCTTCGCCGTGTTCTTTCTCACGTTCTGCAGCTTCATCGGCATGGGCAAGGAATCCAAGGCCAAGATCGTTGCCGCAATGGGCGTAGGTTTGCTGCTCGCCGCTGTCGGCATGGATACGATTTCCGGCGAGTTGCGCATGACGTTTGGTTCCAGTGAACTGCTGCGCGGCTTTGATTTTCTCGTGGTGGTGATCGGTCTTTTCGGCATCAGCGAAATACTTATCACCATCGAGGAAGGACTCGCCTTCAAAGGAAAAAAAGCGCAGATCGATCTTAAGGTGGTGTTAAAGACCTGGGCGAGCCTGCCGCGCTACTGGCTCACCATGCTGCGTTCGTCCGCTGTGGGCTGCTGGATGGGTGTGACGCCGGGCGGCGCGGTGGCTGCGAGCTTCATGGGCTATGGCTTGGCAAAGAAGTTCTCGCGCAAGGGCGACAACTTCGGCAAGGGCGAGGCCGAAGGCGTGCTCGCGCCCGAAACTGCCGCGCATGCCGCTGGCACGGCGGCGCTGCTGCCCATGCTCGCGCTCGGCATTCCGGGCTCCGCCACGGCAGCAGTGCTGCTGGGCGGTTTGATGATTTGGGGCCTGCAGCCCGGCCCACTGCTGTTCACTGAGCAAAAAGATTTCGTATGGGGCCTGATCGCCAGCATGTACATGGGCAACCTCGCGGGGCTGATCATCGTGCTCTCCACCGTGCCGCTGTTTGCCGCGATTTTGCGCATCCCGTTTTCCATCGTCGCACCGATGATTCTGATGGTCTGCGCGATCGGTGCATTCACCGTGAACGGATCGGCCTCCGACATCTGGATGATGCTGCTGTTCGGCGTGGTCGGCTATGTGTTCAAGAAACTCGACTACCCGCTCGCCCCCATGGTGCTCGCCATCGTGCTCGGCGACCGCATGGAAGACGCCTTCCGACAGAGCATGCTCGGCAGCAACGGGAACGTTGGCGTGTTCTGGCACAACGGGCTGTCGGGGACGATCATCACGCTGGCTTTGATTCTGCTGTTCTGGCCGGTGATTGGGGTGATGATGGCGAAGGTAAAGGGGCAGAAAAAGAAAGCCGTGCCTGCCGTGGACATGACTTGA
- a CDS encoding tripartite tricarboxylate transporter TctB family protein, translated as MSDSSQTIDDHGAERGISRRSVEWAVAFILFALAALVIWDNQRIGAGWDESTGPQAGYFPLRIGIAVAIAALCAAWQAFRHKGDELFATWSQLKSVSQVLVPLTIYIALIGTLGIYVASALFIAAFMRFAGGYAWWKSIALGVLTNVIVFVVFEIQFKVPLPKGPLEAWLGY; from the coding sequence ATGTCCGATTCAAGCCAAACGATTGACGACCACGGCGCTGAGCGCGGCATCAGCAGGCGCTCGGTCGAATGGGCTGTGGCGTTCATCCTGTTCGCACTCGCCGCACTGGTCATCTGGGACAACCAGCGCATAGGCGCAGGCTGGGACGAATCCACCGGCCCGCAGGCGGGTTACTTCCCCCTGCGCATCGGCATCGCCGTCGCCATCGCTGCATTGTGCGCGGCGTGGCAGGCGTTCCGGCACAAGGGCGACGAACTGTTCGCCACTTGGTCGCAGCTCAAGAGCGTGTCTCAGGTGCTGGTGCCGCTCACCATCTACATCGCCTTGATCGGCACGCTCGGCATCTATGTCGCCTCCGCACTGTTCATCGCCGCCTTCATGCGCTTCGCAGGCGGATACGCATGGTGGAAATCGATTGCGCTCGGCGTGCTCACCAACGTGATCGTGTTCGTGGTGTTTGAAATCCAGTTCAAGGTGCCGTTGCCAAAGGGACCACTGGAAGCGTGGCTGGGCTACTGA
- a CDS encoding tripartite tricarboxylate transporter substrate binding protein has translation MPASKPVRAVAAAAISLLALAGVAHADWAPTKAIEFVVPFSPGGASDQMARVIQAAITKHELVKVPIVIQNKAGASGAEGILDVKGAAKDAHKVLVASTGIFTVPMATGLPFNWKDLTPVGMVAQDEFVLWVNATTPYKTSADYIADVKKNPGKFKMGGTSSKREDQVITAEVEHKSGAKFTYIPYKGGGEASTQLVGKHIDSNPNNPSESIAQWRAGQIRALCLFSDKRSSYTTKVTDAQSWADIPTCKEQGLDVTYNMLRGFFLPGGVSADQSKFYQDLLTKVVETPEFKEYLEKNALRPDFMVGQKFVDFLKQDEARHAEIMKTAGFMK, from the coding sequence ATGCCCGCAAGCAAACCCGTCCGCGCCGTGGCCGCCGCCGCGATCTCTCTGCTGGCCCTCGCCGGGGTGGCACATGCCGACTGGGCGCCCACCAAGGCCATCGAATTCGTCGTGCCGTTCTCGCCGGGCGGCGCGTCCGACCAGATGGCGCGCGTGATCCAGGCCGCCATCACCAAGCACGAGCTGGTGAAGGTGCCCATCGTCATCCAGAACAAGGCGGGCGCATCGGGCGCCGAAGGCATCCTTGATGTGAAGGGCGCGGCCAAGGATGCGCACAAGGTATTGGTCGCATCGACCGGCATCTTCACCGTGCCGATGGCCACCGGTCTGCCGTTCAACTGGAAGGACCTCACACCCGTCGGCATGGTCGCGCAGGACGAGTTCGTGCTGTGGGTGAACGCCACCACGCCCTACAAGACCTCGGCCGACTACATCGCCGACGTGAAGAAGAACCCCGGCAAGTTCAAGATGGGCGGCACCAGCTCCAAGCGCGAAGACCAGGTGATCACCGCTGAGGTCGAGCACAAGAGCGGCGCCAAGTTCACTTACATCCCTTACAAGGGCGGCGGCGAGGCCAGCACCCAGCTCGTGGGCAAGCACATCGATTCCAATCCCAACAACCCCAGCGAATCCATCGCCCAATGGCGCGCGGGCCAGATACGCGCGCTCTGCTTGTTCTCCGACAAGCGCAGCAGCTACACCACCAAAGTGACCGACGCGCAAAGCTGGGCCGACATTCCCACCTGCAAGGAGCAGGGCCTTGATGTGACCTACAACATGCTGCGCGGCTTCTTCCTGCCCGGTGGCGTGAGCGCCGATCAATCCAAGTTCTATCAGGACCTGCTCACCAAGGTGGTGGAGACGCCTGAGTTCAAGGAGTACCTCGAAAAGAACGCGCTGCGCCCGGATTTCATGGTGGGCCAGAAGTTCGTCGACTTTCTTAAGCAGGATGAAGCGCGTCATGCAGAAATCATGAAAACCGCCGGGTTCATGAAGTGA
- a CDS encoding FAD-binding and (Fe-S)-binding domain-containing protein yields the protein MQIDPQHRLAPAGTVLPPNEVCHQLEQRLRAETAAEVMFDAASRGRYATDASIYQIMPVGVMVPTSERDITTALSIARELKVPVLPRGGGTSQCGQTTGAALVMDNTKHFRKVLSVDVENRTATVEPGIVLDHLNAQLKPHGLWYPVDVSTSAQATLGGMAGNNSCGSRSIAYGNMVHNVVGASALLSNGDLLDFGPVSQLGAKETQLAEFVRSLARQHQAEIEARWPKVMRRVAGYNLDIFHNQNEKPYTSDGSVNLAHLLIGSEGTLAYTKSLTLRLSELPKSKVLGVINFESFHRAMDSAQHIARLGPCAVELVDRTMIDLALSNPAFRPTMETALINGTPAAILLVEFAGANKAELLPKLKQLVELMGDLGLPGTVVEMPDDAPQKNLWEVRKAGLNIMMSLKGDGKPVSFIEDCAVPLEHLAEYTDGLTEVFAKHGTRGTWYAHASVGTLHVRPILDMRVDGPEGGAAKMRAIGEEAAELVRKYKGAFSGEHGDGLCRGEWIEWQFGPAINEAFRAIKQQMDPLNLFNPGKIIDTPRMDDGTLFRFAPPSSGKPYKRIPITPALDWSAWNVDADPVTEEVSTPGTGGDVTGGFAKAVEMCNNNGTCRKFDAGTMCPSYRVTRDEQHVTRGRANTLRLALSGQLGPDAFTSEEMHETMDLCVGCKGCKRDCPTGVDMAKMKIEFLSHYKAKHGHTLKDKLIAKLPDYAASASQFSWLINLRNSVPGAAWLGEKVLGLSAKRSLPAWRSDTFWHMQEEDRALFSDLESTLAAARLHQKAAVLFVDTFNGTFETENALAAARVLKAAGYVIHTVEKGNGSHHCCGRTYLASGMVDEARERAGALIDALLPLAQAGVAVVGLEPSCLLTLRDEALVLGLGDKAVTVSKQALLFEEFIAKEIKAGRFALKLRPAGQQILLHGHCHQKAFGAVTPIMEVLRLIPETQAELIDSSCCGMAGSFGYEAKHHAVSMQMAEAALLPAIRKQPDAIVVADGTSCRHQIADGAQREAVHVARLLASLM from the coding sequence ATGCAGATCGATCCTCAGCACCGTCTCGCCCCCGCCGGCACCGTTCTTCCGCCCAACGAGGTGTGTCACCAGCTCGAGCAGCGCTTGCGCGCGGAAACCGCAGCCGAGGTGATGTTCGACGCCGCATCGCGCGGACGCTATGCAACGGACGCGTCGATCTACCAGATCATGCCGGTGGGCGTGATGGTGCCGACCAGCGAGCGCGACATCACGACCGCGCTCTCCATCGCGCGCGAACTCAAGGTGCCCGTGCTGCCGCGCGGCGGCGGCACCAGCCAGTGCGGCCAGACCACCGGCGCGGCGCTGGTGATGGACAACACCAAGCATTTCCGCAAGGTGCTCAGCGTGGACGTGGAAAACCGCACGGCCACCGTCGAGCCCGGCATCGTGCTCGATCACCTCAATGCGCAGCTCAAACCGCACGGGCTCTGGTATCCCGTTGACGTGTCCACCAGCGCGCAGGCCACGCTCGGCGGCATGGCGGGCAACAACTCCTGCGGTTCGCGCTCGATCGCCTACGGCAACATGGTGCACAACGTGGTCGGCGCAAGCGCGTTGCTCTCCAATGGCGATCTGCTGGACTTCGGGCCGGTGTCGCAACTGGGCGCAAAAGAAACGCAGCTCGCGGAGTTCGTGCGCTCGCTCGCGCGCCAGCATCAGGCCGAAATCGAGGCACGCTGGCCCAAGGTGATGCGCCGCGTGGCGGGCTACAACCTCGACATCTTCCACAACCAGAACGAGAAGCCGTACACCAGTGACGGCTCGGTCAATCTCGCGCATCTGCTGATCGGCTCGGAAGGCACGCTGGCCTATACGAAGAGCCTCACGCTCAGGCTCTCGGAGCTGCCGAAATCCAAGGTGCTCGGAGTGATCAATTTCGAATCGTTCCACCGCGCGATGGACTCAGCGCAGCACATCGCCCGGCTCGGGCCCTGTGCGGTGGAACTGGTGGATCGCACGATGATCGACTTGGCGCTGAGCAATCCGGCTTTCCGCCCGACCATGGAAACCGCGCTGATCAACGGCACGCCCGCAGCGATTCTGCTGGTGGAATTCGCGGGCGCGAACAAGGCCGAACTGCTGCCCAAGCTGAAGCAACTGGTCGAGCTGATGGGCGACTTGGGCCTGCCCGGCACTGTCGTCGAAATGCCCGACGACGCGCCGCAGAAGAACCTGTGGGAGGTGCGCAAGGCGGGCCTCAACATCATGATGAGCCTGAAGGGCGACGGCAAGCCGGTGAGCTTCATCGAGGACTGCGCGGTGCCACTCGAACATCTGGCCGAATACACCGACGGGCTCACCGAGGTCTTCGCGAAACATGGCACGCGCGGCACCTGGTATGCGCACGCATCGGTGGGCACGCTGCATGTGCGGCCGATTCTGGACATGCGCGTCGATGGCCCTGAAGGCGGTGCCGCCAAAATGCGTGCCATCGGCGAAGAGGCAGCGGAGTTGGTGCGCAAGTACAAGGGCGCGTTCAGCGGCGAACACGGCGACGGCCTGTGCCGTGGTGAGTGGATCGAATGGCAGTTCGGCCCCGCGATCAACGAGGCCTTCCGCGCCATCAAGCAACAGATGGACCCGCTCAACCTGTTCAACCCCGGCAAGATCATCGACACGCCGCGCATGGACGACGGCACGCTGTTCCGCTTCGCGCCGCCCAGCAGCGGCAAGCCCTACAAGCGCATTCCGATCACGCCCGCGCTCGACTGGTCGGCATGGAACGTGGATGCCGATCCCGTCACCGAAGAGGTGAGCACGCCGGGCACCGGCGGCGACGTGACCGGCGGATTCGCCAAGGCCGTGGAGATGTGCAACAACAACGGCACCTGCCGCAAGTTCGACGCGGGCACCATGTGCCCGAGCTACCGCGTCACACGCGACGAACAGCACGTTACGCGCGGGCGCGCCAACACGCTGCGGCTTGCGCTCTCGGGCCAGCTCGGCCCAGATGCCTTCACCAGCGAGGAGATGCACGAGACCATGGACCTGTGCGTGGGCTGCAAGGGCTGCAAGCGCGACTGTCCGACCGGTGTGGACATGGCGAAGATGAAGATCGAATTTCTCTCGCACTACAAGGCCAAGCACGGCCACACATTGAAGGACAAACTCATCGCCAAGCTGCCTGACTACGCCGCATCGGCCAGCCAGTTCTCATGGCTCATAAACCTACGCAACAGTGTGCCCGGCGCGGCATGGCTCGGCGAAAAAGTGCTGGGTCTCTCCGCCAAGCGCAGCCTGCCCGCATGGCGCAGCGACACCTTCTGGCACATGCAGGAAGAGGACCGCGCGCTGTTCTCCGACCTCGAATCCACGCTCGCCGCCGCGCGCTTGCACCAGAAGGCGGCCGTCCTGTTCGTCGACACCTTCAACGGCACCTTCGAAACCGAAAACGCCCTTGCCGCCGCACGCGTGCTCAAGGCCGCAGGCTATGTGATCCACACCGTCGAGAAAGGCAACGGCAGCCACCACTGCTGCGGGCGCACCTACCTCGCGAGCGGCATGGTCGACGAGGCCCGCGAGCGTGCCGGTGCGCTGATCGACGCGCTGCTGCCGCTCGCGCAGGCAGGCGTTGCAGTGGTCGGACTCGAGCCCTCATGCCTGCTCACGCTGCGCGACGAGGCGCTGGTGCTGGGCCTTGGCGACAAGGCGGTCACCGTGTCCAAGCAGGCGCTGCTGTTTGAGGAATTCATCGCCAAGGAAATCAAGGCTGGCCGCTTCGCGCTCAAGCTGCGCCCTGCCGGACAACAGATTCTGCTGCACGGCCACTGCCACCAGAAGGCGTTCGGCGCGGTCACGCCGATCATGGAGGTGCTCAGGCTCATCCCCGAAACTCAGGCCGAGCTCATCGATAGCAGTTGCTGCGGCATGGCTGGCAGTTTCGGCTACGAGGCCAAGCACCACGCGGTCTCGATGCAGATGGCCGAGGCCGCGCTGCTGCCCGCGATCCGCAAGCAGCCCGACGCCATCGTCGTCGCCGACGGCACCAGTTGCCGCCACCAGATCGCCGATGGTGCGCAGCGCGAGGCGGTGCATGTGGCGCGGCTGCTGGCGTCGCTGATGTAG
- a CDS encoding TetR/AcrR family transcriptional regulator, whose amino-acid sequence MTTQERRAALFAAAEALFGARGYDKVTMDEIATAAGMSKRTLYQTFADKNELLRELIGSSYIWPEKAFEVDSSDPVDELRLRLRVMVDHVLSVRHIGLCRLAISESTKNQGLADTFVAMGIGKSREKLIQSIERIPEKRRVLALPSEITAGMLYGATCGLRLTRALLTGAEPDIQDAYATVDTVVAATFK is encoded by the coding sequence ATGACAACGCAGGAGCGCCGAGCGGCTCTCTTCGCCGCTGCCGAGGCGCTGTTCGGTGCGCGGGGTTATGACAAGGTGACCATGGACGAGATCGCCACCGCCGCTGGCATGTCCAAACGCACGCTCTACCAGACCTTTGCGGACAAGAACGAGCTGTTGCGCGAACTGATCGGGTCGTCCTACATTTGGCCGGAAAAGGCGTTCGAGGTGGACAGCTCCGATCCCGTGGACGAGTTGCGGTTGCGCCTGAGGGTGATGGTGGACCATGTACTGTCGGTGCGACATATCGGCCTGTGCCGCTTGGCCATCAGCGAGAGCACGAAGAATCAGGGCCTGGCCGACACCTTCGTGGCCATGGGCATCGGCAAGAGTCGGGAGAAACTGATTCAATCCATCGAGCGTATTCCCGAGAAGCGACGTGTGCTTGCGCTGCCATCGGAGATCACCGCAGGCATGTTGTACGGCGCGACCTGCGGCCTACGCCTGACCCGCGCACTGCTGACCGGCGCGGAGCCGGACATCCAGGACGCCTACGCGACGGTGGACACCGTTGTGGCTGCCACCTTCAAATGA